Genomic segment of Benincasa hispida cultivar B227 chromosome 1, ASM972705v1, whole genome shotgun sequence:
TTGATTTTAACCCAGTTAAGCTATATATGCTTAGATTGAATCAAATTGTTCTTAATAACTTCAATTAACCAGAATGGGAAAGTCCTTTGCCAAATAATGTACTCCTACCTTtagttctttctttcttttcgtttttcttcttgaaaaagaaataaaattttttattgataaaatataaaggTGCAAGACagtaagaaaaagaagagactaTTATAGCTGCGGATGAATAACAAAGTAAATAATACGAAAACCTACAAACTAAGAAGCACCAAAAGCTTGGATAGAGAAAACCTTAAATAATCTATGACACAACCCGAACCAAGATGAATAGACTAGGTGAGTGAAACAGCAAGCCAAATAACTAACTTCCATGCTTGAAACATGTACACATCTTCATAGTGTGCCTAACAAAAATGAATATTTCgaatattaatttattgaaatataaacttgattttggTTTAGAATTATTTAGGCCTAGTCCAAAACAAAAGctcaatttttagaaaaattaattgttaaaacATTCTAAAAAAAGGGTCACTTGCAGATTTGACACAAAAGAAAGGATATATTGCAAGAATgtccacatttttttttctcttttgcaaaTATAGCTAACAACTTCAGTCCAATTAAGTTAGAATTGgtaaaagtttaaaatgtcCTTATATACCTCCAAATCATGAAGCATCCAGCAAGAAGATAAAATATGTGAGTTGTTCaaagtatatttgatatacttcaTTAATAAAGAACCAAGTATATTAGcttacttttatatatatacatatatattttagagAAGAGAGGCTAGCTAAGCAATCATGAAAATGATATACTACTATTACATAAATAGCATacttaaaattgtatttttattgAGTATTTTGATCAGCCAATATTATACTTAAATAATTTCGAATCGGTGCCTATATACCAATAATAATCTAATGTTACATTATACTTGCACTTCAAATAGATGTTACACTATTGATACACTTCAATAGGTATATCATTGATGCTTAATACCATAATCAAGTACTTGAAATTTTAACGTCTGTTGATCGAAATAGTTACTCAATTCATGTTTGATATataatatagatatataatatatattactgATAGATTTAGAATATCATGCTTATAAAATGGAAtacacatgttttttttttttcaaaataattaagttaCTAATTGAATGATACTTTACATTAGATATATAAACTATTGATGTACATCAAATGCTGATTGATGTTAGATATATGGTTGATACACTCATGTCTTACTTTAGTTCTTTACTGATTTTTGTCTGATACACTCATGTCTTATATATGATATTCTATTAATACacttaaaatatcatattaataaaatgaaacacATACGCATTACTTAAAAAATAAGAGATACTTAAAGTATACAGTAGGATTTTGTAGAAAATATGAGATAGGGGTGTAATTGTAGAGAATATTCTAGAGATacatttgtaactattaaaCCATGAATGTGTTAGCAAAATGCTAGCCATTAATTTAGGGGTGTCAACTAATATAAATAGGTGAAATGTCTTACTATTTGTATCAAGTCAAAAAATTAGAAGTGTTCATTTAAACTAGTAGCATCTTTCTCAATTTTCACTTCTAGATTTCTTTCTAACATaattagactttttttttttaaaaaaaaaaagactcttGATCAATTGAAAATGGAGAAATAAAATACCTGGTTTTCTTTGCTTCAAATAACTTTCTCAGTTATACTTATTAAAAACTTGAAGCAGGTATGTCTCCATCTCTTAAAGAGTAGAAGACTGCCACAGATTCCCCAAAAGCCAATTATAAATCCAGATGAAATGGCAATAAGCAGATCTTGTATTATGAGTTTGTCTTGATCAGCCTCTTCATTTTCATTGatattattctcaaaataaaAACCATTGTTGATGCTCAGCTCGCACTTCTTAAGTGGATCGCCACAAAGACAAGGGTTGCCTTCATAGGAAGAAGTTGGAAAGCTTTGAAGTTGAGTTCCAATAGGAATATTTCCTGAAAGGTTGTTGTAGGACAGATCCAACACACTCAATCTGGGCATTTCAGACAAACTAAATGGAACTGAACCACACAAATTATTTCTTGATAGATCCAGAAAATCCAACGATTGAAGTTGACCCATGTTGTAAGGAATTTGACCTGTTAACTCATTCCTCGAGAGATTCAAAGAAATTAAACCAACAAGCTGTGTGATTTCGCTTGGAATATCTCCTGTCAGACGATTGCTAGACAGGTCAATACTCCTTTGAAGCTGTAAATTTCTACCATGAATTAGCATCTCTTTGCCTTTCCACATCATGACCAAATCTCTTATGTAATCAGGAACAGTTGATGGATTAAACATTTTTGTCAAGACATCAAAATTATAGATGCAAGTTGGTATGCTTCCTGAAATATTATAATTGAATGAAATGTCCAGCACTTCAATCCTTCTGAGGTTGCAAAGACTTGAAGGTAAGTTTCCATGAAAGTGATTTGACTTGAGAAGCAAACGAACCAAATTTGGCAACCTTGATCCGATCCATGACGGTAAATTTCCAGATAAATTGTTGTCAACTGCATCGAAGATTATCAAATCTGTGAAGTTAAACCAAGAAGGAAACTTCCCAGAGAAATAATTTTCTCGCAAATTTAGAGATTTGAGTCTTGTGAGATTACTCAAAGAATGTGGAATGTCTCCAGAAAAATAATTATAGGCCAAACTTAAGGATGCTAAATTCAGCATATGGTTCCAACAATTAGGGAGTTGGCCAGACATTTCGTTGCTGCAAGTATCCAAGAGATATAAAGGGGATGAATCGTTGACTTCACACAAACTTGATATATCAGAAAATTTATTTCTTGAAAGGTCAAGGTTTTGTGCTCCAAAAAGAAAGGCTGGAATTTTACCTTCAAATTCATTCACTCCCAAAATGATTACAGGCATCCTTTTGAATTTCAAGGACAAATTTGGGATTTCCCCCTTGATATAATTGAAGGAAATATCAAGAAACAATAAGTTTGGGGACAAGTTATTCCAAAACCATCTGGGAATCTCGTCTGAAATTATGTTCTCTGAAATATCAAGAACAGAGAAATTTTGTGTTTGAAGCCATTTGGGAAAATCTGGGCCCAATGTACAATTTCTCAAACTTATTGACTGCATTTGAAAAGGAGGAATCCAAGCTGAGTTGAAGTTTAATCTCAACAAGTTGTCAGATAGATCCAaagcttttaaatttttaagctTTGAGAAATGAACTTCAGAAACTTCACCCTCCAATAAATTAGACTGAAGATTCAAATACTCTAAGTTGGATAATTGTCCCAAACTTTGAGGAATACTTCCACTCAACTTGTTATAGGACAAGTTGAGgtaattcaaattgataagagaacCAATATCCTCAATCAAGATTTGATCAAACTGATTATAACTAAGATCTAAGTAGGTGAGATGCAATAATTGAGTTAAGGAAGAACCAACCTCACCCATCAAACCTTTATTATGAAGATCAAGGCTTACGATATGATGATGGTCAGCACCTGTATTGTTGCTACAACCAACACCTCTCCAATTGCAACAATCATCATTGGCTTTGTGATTGGCCTGTGTTCTCCAAGAAGAGAGAAAATCATATCTATCTATGAGGTTTTGCTTCAAGGATAACAGGGCTTGTCTTTCGCTTTCCATGCATTTGATTTCCAGTGCAAGATTATTTGCTGGCATGGAAAGCAGAAGGAAAAAATATTGGATGGAAGTAAAATACCATATTACAGTCAGAGATATCATTTTGGCTGATGGAATGAAAAAATATGCCATCTCttccatttattttataattgggATTGGGATCAAACCAACTGGGGTCCTAGTTCGGAGAATTTAAACCATAAACCTTTAGATTGTTAACTTTTAGGCTATTGGTAACATTATTTACTCTTCATTTGGATGGAAAAGAtgatgcatatttatttatttatttattttttataaaataattgtttgaaacttattttattttctttaagaatacagattttatttttttagtataacgagaatgaatattttttttagtatacaaatactcttccaagacttctagaagtcttggaagagtatttgtatcggAGTGCAGTTTGGAAAGAGTATGTGTCTTCAAAGATCTTCTGAAAGATACAGtgtagcttcaggagtcttgggagtcctctgcttgttagtgaattctctgtgtcttctgagtgtagaaaatgttgtctttacaaatgaaaagaacttctctatttatagagttctaggtgggcttcgtgggcttcgttggtccatgggcctgacccttgggcccaattagttggttttgggcctAATCTGGAATTTGGGttcaattcaacttttttataGTGTggactttaagcccaaatagtaatatcaaattggaccaatttaatctcatctaATTCATCCGCATGACGTCATCGTaatttgtcttcaattcaattcgggacatgtgtcaacttctaatttgACCCAAcgtcaatgatttagaaattcatcgttaatttagcaaacgacgtggtgacttgtgattggtccaaaatttctcattcaacaattactcttcataatatataaaaagaataaattaaaaaaataatatctcataaaaataaaaaaatgtaaattaaatatcttatttatataaaaataattacaaaaattaatgtGTCCCACGAGGCGGACATcatcgatttcgagctggttgtcgtcgtcgacttcgaacttgaggttgccactcaccaatgtgaaaacatatgagagaactcatcgtccgccatatattttgaccattcgtacaaaaattaggcaaagtatgcataataattttgtcaaaatattatattagagaatattaaagacaaatacaataaaaatttgtataaaataatcaattaggttcagtgtaatgtacctgttcaggttgaagcagatcaaacatgtatctatactggttgactacatgtgtgggtGTCCTAGTCACataaaatttgtctctccacctaaatttttagaatttaaattaattagatcagtgatataaaaattaaattgaattaaaacaacataccgagaaccgtaggctcgtcaaACTAattgagcgtcattaacatgtagctatggagccattgttggaaatcgctcccaagcctaTAGTtacaaaagtatgagaggcccagctaccccccccccccccaaatattgatttttctttacggcggatttcatatttattatttcataCGTATATAAgtctttttattatattttatatatgatatgagacaaaaaagaagaaatgacAAGATAATTTGTGTATACCaatggaggaaataaataaaaaatgtagaAAACAAGACAGGGATTCTCTACAATGACATTGTAGACCAATTGAAAGGGATGTAGCGCAGCTTGGTAGCGCGTTTGTTTTGGGTACAAAATGTCACGGGTTCAAATCCTGTCATCCCTACCTATTACTTATCTTCTGAACAGTAACGAGGAATCAATTGAGATCCATCAAAATTGAACATACATATACCGAatcaatcttttttttatttcattttatgctATTCTATATGATAATATATGTATGGAAGATATATTTGGGTTGCATTTAGTTTGATAATAAAACGCTCTTAGTTCAGTTCGGTAGAACGCAAGTCTCCAAAACTTGATGTCGTAGGTTCAAATCCTATAGAGCGTGATTCGATTCTTGTTGTTGTTAGATGAAAAATTATACTAGACCTAATACGATTCCAAATAGAAAAACTTCAATCATTTCAATTTAGTTGAACGAGGAAAAGGAGAGGTAATATCTATCCTTAAAATATTAATCGGTATTGCCCATGAATCTCAATGACCTTGGAAATTGAATTGACAAGGTAAAGAACTTTACAATATATAGAATATATGGAAGGAATACCACCgaaatgtttctttttttgaatTGTGCATTCAATTCATTTTAATCAAATAAGTCGTATCCTGTTCAGACCGATAAATAGAGCTGAGGTTATAGTTAAAACTGCTAGTAGAAAACCGAAATAACTAGTGATAGTAGGCATGACGAGGCTAAATGAAATACGTTATTAAACCTCAGATCTTGTTGCTTTGTATAGTTGTCTATataaccatgccaagcatgctccaccccagGAATACCGCCTcacatcatggaggttagctaacagtggcaggaatatcaagtgaacaaaatggcttgatttatttgaaaatagacttccacccatcatttgtagtatatatgctcacgcatatcttatgacggtttcctcgtctgcatcatctgtgagctaacgaaattgtgttcctaaccatattaaactaaCCTCGATCttttaatcttgtcggcaggtggggtcACATTGAGGTAcaattgacaaacttctaaccaatcatcgtacatcactccggtgaccggTTCACCGTTAACaagtaaccccaacaacacttctatgtcttgtagagtgatagtacactctccaacagacatatggattgtatgcgtctcgggcctccatctctcgaccaaggctgtgatcagatgccagtccaactgaataaatacCAATCTAgcaaccccatagaatccagacgtgcgcagtagcggtagtattcgagggtggagcgggatagtatgctggagaactgcctctcgacgcctgcaagatatttctccagtagatGAAAGTCCATTCTCGAGTGTGGTAACTTGCATAACTAAACCTTTGTTTTTAGTTTAGTTATATAAAAGATGGAAGTTTGAACATTTTACCTTATAGATATGTAACATCTGAGTTAATTCAAAGTGTACTAATTAATGATAACATAGCATCCATTAATGATAGTTCttatggttaaattaattaaaacctttTAACAACGTATGTATGAGAAATGTTGAGGATATGGGATGATTGCATAGGATTAATTAGACTAAGTTTATCCTGATTGTGTACAGAGCATTAATCATGgccgctctctcctacaatctcgctctctcttacaatcttcttcacccacttatcttccttgtcgagggttgaagtttcgacttatgaaTGTCAAGACtatacaaaattagcgagattctcttctagagcaagatcctcatcacaaaattagcgagatttccatgtatgttgaaacttcaaccctcgacaaccctaaAGTGTTTCTCTGtttgtcgaaacttcaaccctcgacaaccctaatttacgtattgtttccaagtttttgtttgtttgtcgagttctcaacgttcgacctctataTTAGttgaatcctcaaccctcgacttctagcctcgaactcttaaaacaacaatatttctctaataagttttgaaaacaacaatattaatattaaaggtccattaattttagcaacatTACTATCTCATTGCTGAAAATGCAAAAAGTGAAAATCTCAGATCCCCTTCTTTTTCCCAAATCGATCCCAAACTTAGCCTACCATTCGGTAAACCCTAGCAGCCCGCCATCCTAAATCCCCTTCTTCTTAATTGTCCATTCGGTAAGCCCTAGCAAACCGTTGACCATCCGTTCGCCGATCGTTTTCCCATGTGCGCGCCTCACGCCGATCATTGGCCATGATATATCTGCCCATTCAAATCCCGCTCGCCACCACTGTTGAGCTCGTCGTCGACCAGCTCCACCACCCGTTTGACCAGCCCAGTTCCGCTGCTCGTTCGACCTGCTCTAGAGCCATCGGTAAGTACTTCATTCACcattttgtttattgaatatagatattgtgattgaaaatttgctttgattgtttttttggcataatcaaaataaaaatccaatatttgttttgttattgttttgaatatacatattaattttgttattgttttgaaTATACATGGACGGAGTGTTTGGAGATTTGGAAAGTCTAAAGAGTAGGAATAATTCATATGAAGTGTTTTATTGGAGATTACAATGTCATTATTTAAGTGGAAACGTGTGTTGAGGTGGTTGAATTAATGCTTAGTTAATTTTTCCTAGAGTTATGAGGTTTATTATTTGACTTGAATGTTGTGAGGTAGTTGACAAGTGGTATACCTATGAGAAAATGGgaagaataaagagaaattaCCGTTCGACCACGTAGGCAGATCAAAGTTGTTCCTGGAAATTCAATCAGAGCTGTAGGCAAatgaaggtaaaaaaaaaatgggacgTGTTAACCTAGTTAGGGAAACACACTTTGAAGGTTGCAAGTTCGTGAATCAGGTAGCTAAAAATACACATGTAACCAATTTTGTTTTACTTTcgtctttttttcatttctaactTCAGTCGCTCGtacttacacatttaattaGAATCAAATGTTAGAATTACAATCCAACTCCACTTCTGAAGGTTCCCAACCACTAatctttataacaattttataacaatttagttcaaCTTTTATTATGAAACAACCtaatctttataatttataaaagaaaattgattccCAATCAATTTATTGATGTACATAtgtaagaaatttcattaaatcttagtagtatttataaaaaaaaaaaataaatcattacaaattttgaattagtaaatgaactaaaTTGTTGAAGTTCAAGAACAAAATTTTTATCAActaaagttttaatattaaattattatttcatgAAAACTTAACCTAACgaccaaaagtatttttaattaacctaaaaaaataattctacTTATTTGTCTTTTGATTGTCTCTAAATGGGTCCCCTTTGATAAAATATCAACGCCTGTCACGCTGATCAGAGACAAAAGC
This window contains:
- the LOC120071050 gene encoding receptor-like protein EIX2, which encodes MAYFFIPSAKMISLTVIWYFTSIQYFFLLLSMPANNLALEIKCMESERQALLSLKQNLIDRYDFLSSWRTQANHKANDDCCNWRGVGCSNNTGADHHHIVSLDLHNKGLMGEVGSSLTQLLHLTYLDLSYNQFDQILIEDIGSLINLNYLNLSYNKLSGSIPQSLGQLSNLEYLNLQSNLLEGEVSEVHFSKLKNLKALDLSDNLLRLNFNSAWIPPFQMQSISLRNCTLGPDFPKWLQTQNFSVLDISENIISDEIPRWFWNNLSPNLLFLDISFNYIKGEIPNLSLKFKRMPVIILGVNEFEGKIPAFLFGAQNLDLSRNKFSDISSLCEVNDSSPLYLLDTCSNEMSGQLPNCWNHMLNLASLSLAYNYFSGDIPHSLSNLTRLKSLNLRENYFSGKFPSWFNFTDLIIFDAVDNNLSGNLPSWIGSRLPNLVRLLLKSNHFHGNLPSSLCNLRRIEVLDISFNYNISGSIPTCIYNFDVLTKMFNPSTVPDYIRDLVMMWKGKEMLIHGRNLQLQRSIDLSSNRLTGDIPSEITQLVGLISLNLSRNELTGQIPYNMGQLQSLDFLDLSRNNLCGSVPFSLSEMPRLSVLDLSYNNLSGNIPIGTQLQSFPTSSYEGNPCLCGDPLKKCELSINNGFYFENNINENEEADQDKLIIQDLLIAISSGFIIGFWGICGSLLLFKRWRHTCFKFLISITEKVI